The genomic window AAATGGCACTTCTGTGAAGTTGTGTTTTACAAACAGTTATTTAGCACAAGTCGTTTTTTTTACAATTTGCTATGATTAACCTAAATTCGGCCGCGTCATTTCTCCCGGCAAAACAAGTTCATCAAACGCCTCACCTGTCAGTACCTCAAGGGCAATAGCCGCCTCACGCAGCGTGCTTCCGTGTTCATGTGCATACTGCGCAACCTTTGCCGCTTGATCATATCCAATATGCGGGGTCAACGCTGTTACAAGCATCAGTGATTCTGAGAGGTGTCGCCCTATCGTTTCAGTATTCGGCACGATGCCTTCGACACAATTCTCGCGGAATGACTCACACGCATCACCAAGCAGTTGTATAGATTGTAAAGCGTTATATGCCATCACAGGCATAAATACATTCAGTTGCAATGCCCCATTTGCACCGGCGAATGCCAAAGTCGTATCATTCCCCATCACCTGTGCACACACCATCGTGACGGCTTCACACTGTGTCGGATTTACCTTTCCCGGCATAATCGAACTTCCGGGTTCCATCTCAGGTACCTGCAATTCACCGAGTCCACACCGAGGTCCCGAAGCGAGCCATCGGATGTCGTTGGCGATCTTAAATAGAGCCACCGCCAGTGTTTTCAAGGCACCGCTTGCGCTCACAACGGCATCTCGGCACGCGAGTGCCTCAAACGCGTTTGGTGCGCGTTTGAGTGCATAGCCTGTTGTTTCTGATAATTTTGCCACGACCCGTGCTGTATAGTCGGGATGTGTATTCAACCCTGTCCCAACGGCTGTTCCACCAATTGGAAGTTCAGAGAGATGCGGCAGCACGGCATTGATGCGTTGTTCTGCAGCGGCGAGTTGTTGTGTGTAAGCACTAAATTCCTGTCCGAGTGTAAGGGGTGTCGCATCCATCAGATGTGTGCGTCCGATCTTAACAATCTCTGCATAAGCGGATGCCTTTTCTGCAAATGCCGATCGCAGCCGTGTCAGACGCGGCAAAAGATGCTCTTGAATCTGCCGGGCCATTGACAAATGGATGGCAGTCGGGAAGACATCGTTTGTGGATTGGGACTTATTGACATGGTCGTTCGGATGGATCGGGTCTTTACTTCCCAACTCGCCCCCAAGCATCTCAATTGCCCGATTCGAGATGACTTCATTGACATTCATATTCGTCTGGGTTCCACTACCTGTCTGCCAAATACGGAGCGGGAAGTGATCGTCTAATGTTCCATCAATAACTTCTTGTGCTGCGTCGCTGATGGCTTCGGCAAGCCGGTTTTCGAGCAGACCGAGGTCTGCGTTGACCTGTGCTACTGCTTGCTTGATGGTACCGAGTGCCCATATCGCAGCACGCGGCAAGCGTTCTTCACCAATCTTAAAATTTTGGAGCGCACGTTGTGTCTGTGCCCCCCAATATCGGTCGTCTGGGACGTGAAGTGTCCCCATACTATCTGTTTCCGTTCGCATTTTTTAATTTTACCTTGCGGTTGGGTGAGGGTGGTTGTGTCAAAGACGTTCCTTTTCGTATACTTAGTGAAAACACCGAAGCAAAAACCCTGCGTGTTTTTGATAGGGTGTTTCTGCGTATTGTTGTAGGCTACGTTTTTTTATTAAGAAAAGACACTTCGCCGCCCGCCTCCCTCGACTCCTTTCAATTTTAATTTTAGTATTATACCACAGAAAAACCAAGGTGTCAAAAAACAAACGTAACGCGGACCAATTCGTCCACTAAAAATTTGCTATTTCGTTTTAGACATGGTATAGTTAAAGGATAAGTAAGTCGTTTTGGCGAAAACATGAAACGAAACCCGTAGCCTGCAACAATACGGAGAGGCACCTCAGTCATTAAACCTATCTGACCGAACCGCAAGGTAAATTTAAAAAATGGATTCAACATTAACCAATCCGTATCTGACGAATGCTTTAACAGCACCACCGCCGCAAAGTTATCGCTACGCACGCTGGCGAGAGCGGGGGTATCACCCCGACCTGCGTCCGATTTCACCGGACGGCGAATGTGGAACGCTGATAGGACAGATGGGCTGGGTCGGGGCGCATGCGCACACCCACCAATATTTGTGGGCGACTGCTGGCAACATGGGGGCAGTTTTAACTGAAACGATCGAGGATGTATGCCTCATCCCTTACAATGCATCACCGCGCTACCAATTACCACCACAGATTGTTGTTAAAGGTTTGGCTGGCCGACACGTCCTGCTCACAAAGTCGGGTTCTCGTTTGGACATGATTGGTATTGAACATCCTGCCCTCAATTTAACGCTTATTGAAGTTGAACCCGATGGTGTACACTATCGCATGCGCTTCGGTACACCGGACCAGGCGACCTTAGCCTTGAATCCAGAGGGTATCGCGCCTCCAGCCCCCACGAGTGAAATGTTCCATTATCTTCTTATTTTCGAGCAGTTAGAAAGGCAGGGGTTTAACGCACTTGTGCACTTGCAACCGAAGTTTTTGAATCTTATTTCGCGGACAGAACATGGTGCCCCTGACAGGTTTTATAACTTCCTCAGAGGATACGAACCGGAAACGCCTATAATATACGATGAATCCAGCGGTATCGGGTTTGTGGAAGAGAAGGCACCTGGCATCCCAGAGTTATCTTATGAAAGCCTACGACTTTTCCAGAACGGCGGGAACGCCGAACGGCATATCCTTTATTGGGTGGGACACGGAACGTTTTCGCGAGGCAAAGATCTCCTTGATGCTTACAAACACGCAGAGTATTTTGAAGCAGCAGCACGGATGGCATGGGAAGCAAATCAACAACGTGTTGATGCTCAAGCCTATACGGAAGAGATAGTCAGTTGTATCTTACGCGAATTTAATGCAAATCGTGAGGCATCCACCCAATCAGATGTTGGGTTTGAAGATGTCGAGACACCGATCCGATCCGACAACGTCTATAATTATCCGTAGCGTCAGTGGTCAGTTCAGAGACAGTTTGGTTAAATCAGATACTTCTGTAACTGATAACTATAAAGCTGCTATCCATAGAAACGGAGGAACGATATACATGCAAAACCCGATAGATGTCCAAGACTTGGAGCATGACAGTGTGGAGCCTGAGGAAGATCCAGCGCGCGATCAGCTGGAGGCGCACCTCCGTGAGAGCATAGTCGGGAGGTATATCAGGAGTTACAACAGGCGTTTGCGCACACTCAACCAAGAATTAGAAAACATACAGCAGCAGGTTGATGACAAACTCACTGGTATAGATCGACACGTTTCCGAGGAAATCGCAGCGGTCAAAACCGATATTCGCAGCCTGTCCGACCAACTTGGCGGCGAAGATTTAGGGTTAACGTTAGAAAAAATTGAGGGACTCATTGATGCGAAGCTTGATGCAAGGCTTGACGGGATTACTGCCCGCAGCGAGGCTGACCTTCAGAAATTGTCAACCTTAATTAACGATTTCGCCAGTGAGTTTCAGAAACAGATTGATCGACTCAGCAATGAGATGAAACTCTTGCGAGAGCAGGCGCGCCGAAATCAGGAGTCTTTACGCACAGAGTTAGTTTCTGAAACCGAAACCCTTGAAACTACCAAAGTCGATCGGTTAACCTTAGCCGAAACTCTCATTATGCTTGGGATGAAATTGAAAGATGATGACTTGCTGAATGAATTCGGAATAAATCTGGACTTCGACGAAGGCTTAGATGGAAACTCGGAAAATGACGAAAGTTAAGCATACTGTTATAATCATTCTTCTGATGCTTTCCGCTGGAATGAGCAGTCAAATCGCAGCGGATGAATCAGTTCCCTCAGACGAGATTTCAGTTCTTGTCGTTGGTGATATTACGATCAGTAGTCGGATGACCGCATTGACTGAAAGCAAGGGTGCGGGTGTGTTTTTTCAGGGAACCGCTGATTTGATTCAATCTGCGGATGTCGCGACTGCTTCCCTGAACGCGAGCATCTCGGAAAGAGGTGAGCCGCGATACGGGATTGAACACCCCTTTCGGGCAGCACCGGGACTCGGCAGAGCCATTGCGAATGCAGGATTTGATGCTGTCTCCTTAGCCACTCCACATATAATGGATTTCGGTTTCGAGGCGTTGGCGGATACGATCACAGAACTGGAGTGGTATGATGTCAAACCGATTGGTGCTGGGACGAGTGTAGAAACCGCGAAACGACCGGCATGGGTATCCGTCAAGCGAGGGCAAACCGAAACCGCACAGGTTGCGTTGTTAGCCTATTACCGAGTGAATGAATTCGCGCGTTACACCGAGGACCCACTTGCCTATGCCGTTTACAGCGAAATGACAAATGCTGTCGAACGGATACGGACAAAAGCGGCACTCGTGGTTGTCTGGTTACATTGGGGAAGCAGAAGCGGCTCTACAGATGCGGCAATCGGCAGACAGCGAATTTTTGCCCACGCCCTCATCAACGCAGGCGCGGACATGGTGGTATGCCAGCAACTCCATACGTTTGGTGGTATTGAGTTGTATCAGGACAAACCGATTGTTTACAGCCTGTCAGATTTTATCTATGACGCTTACGATAAACAGCACTCACACATCGTTATCCCCAAGGCAACGTTTGACGCGAAAACACTGAAGTCAATTGAGTTAATCCCGATTTTGACAGATCCGCCAAAAACCGCAGTCCGTCCCGGAAAACCCAAGGAAAGCAGGGACGAGGTGACCTTGAAGAAACACCCAAGCAAAAACCCCCTACAAGTAGCCAATCAGTTTCCGAGCGTTCTAACTGGAAAGGCAGCGATAGACACCTTACAGAATTATCAGCGACGTTGCGCAGAACTGAAAACGGAGGTGTTCATAGAAGGCGAACGCGGGTGGATTCGATTTTCTAACCATGAACGTTAGAAAAAAGGATAAGTCCGTAACGAAGTGGCGGGTGGCTCCAGAGAGAAACAGGTCGAAGTCCAAACTCACGTCGTATAACCGCAAGGAACATTAGAAAATATGACAGGCAACACGGAGGATGTCGCGCGAAACTTGTTCAGAGGCGAACGTGGGTTAACGCCTAAAGCATTTCTCATCGCACTTCTCCTGATTCCTCTTAACGTTTTTTGGATTATCGAGTTGGAGGTTGTCCGTTATACACATCCGACATTAATTCATCCGCTGTCTAATGTCATTTTCATAATCTTTTGGCTCATGGTGTTCGGTGCAGTCTTGGGAAAATTATCCCCAAAACTGCGGCTAACACCGGCGGAATTGCTCACAGTTTATGTCATGTTGTGCATTGTTTCTTCGCTGTGTTCGCACGATATGATGGAGATCCTTGTCACTATCCTTGGGCATCCATTTCGGTTCGCAACGTCTGAAAATGAATGGCAGCAGCTTTTTTGGAAAGAACTTCCGACCTGGTTAACCGTTCAGGACCCGAGCGTCTTATCGGGGTATTATGAGGGGCAATCCAGTCTCTATCGAAAGACCCATCTTACCGCTTGGGCGGTTCCTGTGGTGTGGTGGACGGTTTTTATTCTCGTGTTGATGTTTGTTATGCTGTGCATCAACACACTGCTTCGTATCCAATGGACTGAGCGGGAACGGCTGACGTATCCAATTATTCAACTTCCGCTCGCGATGACGGAACCGAACACAAGTTTTTTCAAAAATAAGCTAATGTGGTTAGGTTTCAGTATTGCTGCAGCTATTAGCATCCTAAACCTACTTAATTCGATTTATCCAGCGGTTCCATATCTACCAGTAAAACGTCAAAATATCCATCAGTACTTCACCGGTCGTCCTTGGAATGCGATGGGGGGTGTGCGTCTCTCGTTTTATCCTTTTGCAATTGGGATTAGTTTCCTTATTCCACTGGACTTGCTTTTTTCGTGCTGGGCGTTCTATTGGGTGTATAAATTTGAGTTAATGGCAGGTAGTATTCTTGGAGTCCGGAATTTACCGGGGTTTCCTTACGCGGATGCCCAGAGTTTCGGGGCATATATGGTGCTTCTGGCGACCGCTGGATGGGTCGGCAGAACACATATCAAACGGATTTGTACTGGGGTGGTAGATGGATTCCGAGGCACGTCCCGGATAGAGATGCAGCGTGAGCCGATGCCTTATCACATCGCTTTCCTCGGTATCGTGTGCGGGATGCTATTTTTGTCCGTGTTCTCCTATAAGGCAGGCATGTCGCTTTGGGTAATTCCCATCTTTTTTGGACTTTACTTTCTGCTCGCGACAATGATTGCCAGACTTCGGGCGGAATTAGGATTCTTAGTTCACGATTTGCACAGAGTCGATCCACACGGGTTAATCGTGACAGCTTTCGGTACCCAGCGTCTGACAACGGGTACAAAAACGGTTTTTTCATTGTACATGTTCTTCAACCGAGCCTATCGAGCGCACCCGATGCCGCAAGAATTAGAGGCGTTGAAAATTTCAGAGCGACGACAGATCCGCCCACAGCATACCGCCGTGGCGATTGTCATTGCAACCCTCGTTGGCGCGATTGTTATATTCTGGCTACTCTTAGATAGTTACTACAGACACGGTGCAGAAACGGGTTATTACGGTCCCTGGGCATTAGGGTTCGGCAGAGGCGTTTATCGACAACTTGAAAACTGGTTGAATTATCCACAAGGCACGGATGTCCCCGCGCTTGCCTTTATGGGGGGTGGCGCAGGAGTCGCGCTTGGACTCATGTTATTGCGAACCCGTTTTCTCTGGTGGCCCCTGCATCCACTCGGCTATGCTATGGCAAACAGTTGGGGCATGTACAACCTCTGGAGTTGTCTCTTCGTCGCATGGATAGCAAAGGCGATTGTATTGCATCAAGGAGGGCTGAAAGCTTACAGACGTATGGTGCCGCTCTTCCTCGGACTTGCCCTCGGAGACTACATAAGCGGAAGTTTGTGGAGCATCGGTAGCATTCTTGCCAACACGACGCTATATCAATTCTGGCCCTGATGTTCTCCGACGGTGCGCCGTCGTCGTTCCGTATCAAGCGGTCAAATTGACCGATGAAATCATAATCCTTTTAAGACCGTGCCAGTTTGGCAGAAATTCAGTAGGAACGCCTGGTATTTCACGCAATTGTTATTG from Candidatus Poribacteria bacterium includes these protein-coding regions:
- the fumC gene encoding class II fumarate hydratase produces the protein MRTETDSMGTLHVPDDRYWGAQTQRALQNFKIGEERLPRAAIWALGTIKQAVAQVNADLGLLENRLAEAISDAAQEVIDGTLDDHFPLRIWQTGSGTQTNMNVNEVISNRAIEMLGGELGSKDPIHPNDHVNKSQSTNDVFPTAIHLSMARQIQEHLLPRLTRLRSAFAEKASAYAEIVKIGRTHLMDATPLTLGQEFSAYTQQLAAAEQRINAVLPHLSELPIGGTAVGTGLNTHPDYTARVVAKLSETTGYALKRAPNAFEALACRDAVVSASGALKTLAVALFKIANDIRWLASGPRCGLGELQVPEMEPGSSIMPGKVNPTQCEAVTMVCAQVMGNDTTLAFAGANGALQLNVFMPVMAYNALQSIQLLGDACESFRENCVEGIVPNTETIGRHLSESLMLVTALTPHIGYDQAAKVAQYAHEHGSTLREAAIALEVLTGEAFDELVLPGEMTRPNLG
- a CDS encoding CapA family protein translates to METRKMTKVKHTVIIILLMLSAGMSSQIAADESVPSDEISVLVVGDITISSRMTALTESKGAGVFFQGTADLIQSADVATASLNASISERGEPRYGIEHPFRAAPGLGRAIANAGFDAVSLATPHIMDFGFEALADTITELEWYDVKPIGAGTSVETAKRPAWVSVKRGQTETAQVALLAYYRVNEFARYTEDPLAYAVYSEMTNAVERIRTKAALVVVWLHWGSRSGSTDAAIGRQRIFAHALINAGADMVVCQQLHTFGGIELYQDKPIVYSLSDFIYDAYDKQHSHIVIPKATFDAKTLKSIELIPILTDPPKTAVRPGKPKESRDEVTLKKHPSKNPLQVANQFPSVLTGKAAIDTLQNYQRRCAELKTEVFIEGERGWIRFSNHER